Proteins encoded by one window of Chondromyces crocatus:
- a CDS encoding Mov34/MPN/PAD-1 family protein, which yields MVTLSPPWTRGGLAISRAALQAVEADAIAAYLRDEEACGYLVGPSTEPLLVDEHVRMDNLANKLHALDPEQYFRTARSFFAFNEKRFDDAVRRGEAAGRPVKILYHSHLDAGAYFSPTDIAVMSGGEPPAHEGGSITVGPGPAWPLAFLVTSVRKGEGGASDAPHVDEHRLFFWDGATFAPSPFSIVE from the coding sequence ATGGTGACCCTCTCTCCTCCCTGGACCCGAGGTGGCCTCGCGATCTCCCGCGCGGCCCTGCAGGCCGTCGAGGCCGACGCCATTGCCGCCTACCTCCGCGACGAAGAGGCCTGCGGCTACCTCGTCGGCCCGTCCACCGAGCCGCTCCTCGTCGACGAGCACGTCCGCATGGACAACCTGGCGAACAAGCTGCACGCCCTCGATCCCGAGCAGTACTTCCGCACCGCCCGCTCCTTCTTCGCCTTCAACGAGAAGCGCTTCGACGACGCCGTCCGGCGCGGCGAGGCCGCTGGCCGCCCCGTGAAGATCCTCTATCACTCGCACCTCGACGCCGGCGCGTACTTCAGCCCCACGGACATCGCCGTCATGAGCGGCGGCGAACCTCCCGCCCACGAAGGTGGCTCGATCACCGTCGGCCCTGGCCCCGCGTGGCCGCTGGCGTTCCTCGTCACCAGTGTCCGGAAGGGGGAGGGCGGTGCCTCCGACGCTCCCCACGTCGACGAGCACCGCCTCTTCTTCTGGGACGGCGCGACCTTCGCCCCGAGCCCCTTCTCCATCGTGGAGTGA
- a CDS encoding thiamine biosynthesis protein ThiF translates to MIDPRYLRQALLPEVGSEGQALLASATAAILEPGAGSAEDRLTHEVAERYARGAGFGALTPGAIDRDALAPPELVTSPEAAAVLAGARAALAAVRAALFASARVADHSHPAPEEGA, encoded by the coding sequence GTGATCGATCCGCGCTACCTGCGCCAGGCGCTCCTGCCCGAGGTCGGCTCCGAAGGCCAGGCCCTCCTCGCCAGCGCCACGGCTGCCATCCTCGAACCTGGTGCCGGCAGCGCGGAGGATCGCCTGACCCACGAGGTCGCCGAGCGTTACGCGCGTGGGGCCGGCTTCGGCGCGCTCACCCCTGGCGCCATCGATCGCGACGCCCTCGCTCCCCCCGAACTCGTCACCTCACCCGAGGCCGCCGCCGTCCTCGCTGGCGCCCGCGCGGCGCTTGCAGCCGTCCGCGCCGCCCTCTTCGCCAGCGCGCGCGTCGCAGACCACAGCCACCCAGCTCCCGAGGAGGGCGCGTGA
- a CDS encoding PLP-dependent cysteine synthase family protein, whose translation MRTTLLRSVRATVLDTVGNTPLVRLSRVTRSAPSVEVYVKLEFCNPGGSVKDRAALRMMTRAAADGRLTSDKTLIDSTSGNTGVAYAMFGAAMGFRVALVMPSNVSRPRKEIARAYGTEIIFSDPLEGSDGAIRLARELVTRDPDRYFYPDQYSNPDNPLAHYHGTGAEILDAVGDRITHFIAGLGTSGTIMGTSRRLKEHTRPIRCIAIEPDDAMHGLEGLKHLPSSLVPGIHDASAYDETVRVGTEDGWDMADRLAHEEGLHVGHSSGAAVFAAVSLAERLHREQGGGCIVTILCDRGDRYFAPAAWEKRYTW comes from the coding sequence GTGAGGACGACGCTCCTCCGATCGGTCCGCGCCACCGTGCTCGACACCGTCGGCAACACGCCCCTGGTGCGGCTCTCGCGCGTCACCCGCAGCGCTCCCTCCGTGGAGGTCTACGTCAAGCTCGAGTTCTGCAACCCGGGCGGCTCCGTCAAGGATCGCGCCGCCCTGCGCATGATGACCCGTGCCGCTGCCGATGGCCGGCTCACCTCGGACAAGACGCTCATCGACTCGACCAGCGGCAACACGGGCGTCGCGTACGCCATGTTCGGCGCCGCCATGGGCTTCCGGGTCGCCCTGGTCATGCCCTCCAACGTTTCCCGCCCTCGCAAGGAGATCGCCCGCGCCTACGGCACCGAGATCATCTTCAGCGATCCGCTGGAAGGCTCCGACGGCGCCATCCGCCTGGCGCGTGAACTCGTCACCCGCGACCCCGACCGCTACTTCTACCCGGACCAGTACTCCAACCCCGACAACCCGCTCGCCCACTACCACGGCACGGGCGCGGAGATCCTCGACGCCGTCGGCGATCGCATCACGCACTTCATTGCAGGCCTCGGCACCAGCGGCACCATCATGGGTACCAGCCGACGCCTCAAAGAGCACACCCGCCCCATCCGTTGCATCGCCATCGAGCCCGACGACGCCATGCATGGCCTCGAAGGCCTCAAGCACCTCCCCAGCTCCCTCGTGCCCGGCATCCACGACGCCAGCGCCTACGACGAGACCGTGCGCGTCGGCACCGAGGACGGCTGGGACATGGCCGACCGCCTCGCCCACGAAGAAGGGCTGCACGTCGGCCACTCCTCCGGCGCCGCCGTCTTCGCTGCCGTGAGCCTGGCCGAGCGCCTCCACCGGGAGCAAGGCGGCGGCTGCATCGTCACCATCCTCTGCGATCGCGGCGATCGCTACTTCGCGCCGGCTGCCTGGGAGAAGCGCTACACATGGTGA
- a CDS encoding acyl-CoA dehydrogenase family protein: protein MAFFQDPPALGNQFDEDRALRSYLSRALPSDVHGAVIPSLREMGELAGGSLYRLQLADRLNEPVLTQWDAWGRRVDHIEVTPLWKEAARIAAEHGVVATAYERAHGRFSRVHQFALAFLFDASTDVYTCPLAMTDGAAKTLVVHGNQKINERAVARLTSRDPAQAWTSGQWMTERTGGSDVGLSETIATPGPDGAFRLHGTKWFTSATTSQMALTLARPEGNPPGGRGLALFYVEVFDEKGRREGILVNRLKDKLGTRKVPTAELTLDGALALPVAGLGDGIRNIAPMLNITRTWNAVGALAGMRRGIALAMDYANRRVQFGAPLNRKPLHVDTLAGMQAEFEGALHLTFRVVELLGREEAGEITADEARLLRLLTPLMKLTTAKQVVAVTSEALECFGGAGYVEDTGLPRILRDAQVLPIWEGTTNVLSLDALRAIAKDRSLEVLGAEIARLCGGAAGGRLAPAAAAAEQGFQHAVAWVGRLSSEDPLGIEAGARRFALTLGRSLELALLVHHAAWAQEHASDARPTAAALRFAAHGVDQIRDESREFAELLAGVTS, encoded by the coding sequence ATGGCATTTTTTCAGGATCCCCCTGCTCTGGGCAATCAGTTCGACGAGGACCGCGCCCTGCGCTCGTACCTCTCTCGCGCGCTGCCGTCCGACGTCCACGGTGCGGTCATCCCTTCGCTGAGGGAGATGGGTGAGCTGGCCGGTGGCAGCCTGTACCGCCTGCAGCTCGCCGACCGTTTGAACGAGCCCGTGCTCACGCAGTGGGATGCCTGGGGGAGGCGGGTGGATCACATCGAGGTGACGCCCCTCTGGAAAGAGGCCGCGCGCATCGCGGCCGAACACGGCGTCGTGGCGACGGCGTACGAGCGCGCACACGGCCGGTTCTCCCGGGTGCATCAGTTCGCCCTCGCTTTCCTCTTCGATGCCTCGACCGACGTCTACACCTGCCCGCTCGCGATGACGGACGGGGCAGCCAAGACGCTCGTGGTGCATGGCAACCAAAAGATCAACGAGCGCGCGGTCGCGCGTCTCACCAGCCGCGATCCGGCGCAAGCGTGGACGAGTGGGCAATGGATGACCGAGCGCACCGGAGGATCCGACGTCGGGCTCAGCGAGACGATCGCCACACCCGGTCCCGACGGCGCGTTTCGGTTGCATGGCACGAAGTGGTTCACCTCGGCGACGACCTCGCAGATGGCGCTGACGCTGGCGAGGCCCGAGGGCAACCCGCCAGGAGGGCGAGGTCTCGCGCTGTTCTATGTCGAGGTGTTCGACGAGAAGGGTCGGCGCGAGGGGATCCTGGTGAACCGGCTGAAGGACAAGCTGGGGACGCGCAAGGTCCCGACCGCCGAGCTGACGCTCGACGGTGCGCTCGCCCTGCCGGTCGCGGGGCTCGGCGACGGGATCCGCAACATCGCCCCCATGCTGAACATCACCCGCACGTGGAACGCGGTGGGGGCGCTGGCGGGCATGCGTCGCGGGATCGCGCTGGCGATGGACTACGCAAACCGGCGGGTGCAGTTCGGCGCGCCCCTGAACCGCAAGCCCCTCCACGTGGACACGCTGGCCGGAATGCAGGCCGAGTTCGAGGGCGCGCTCCACTTGACGTTCCGGGTGGTCGAGCTGCTCGGGCGCGAAGAGGCCGGTGAGATCACGGCCGACGAGGCGCGGCTGCTCCGGCTGCTCACGCCGTTGATGAAGCTCACCACGGCGAAGCAGGTGGTGGCCGTGACGAGCGAAGCCCTGGAGTGTTTCGGAGGGGCCGGGTACGTCGAAGACACGGGTCTGCCGCGCATCCTGCGGGACGCCCAGGTGCTCCCGATCTGGGAGGGGACGACCAACGTGCTCTCCCTCGACGCCCTGCGCGCGATCGCGAAGGATCGTTCGCTGGAGGTGCTCGGAGCGGAGATCGCGCGCCTCTGTGGGGGTGCCGCTGGAGGGAGGCTCGCTCCTGCAGCCGCCGCGGCCGAGCAAGGGTTCCAGCACGCGGTGGCCTGGGTCGGGCGCCTGTCGAGCGAGGATCCGCTGGGCATCGAGGCTGGCGCGCGCCGCTTCGCGCTGACGCTGGGCCGCTCCCTCGAGCTGGCGCTGCTGGTGCACCACGCGGCCTGGGCGCAGGAGCACGCGAGCGACGCCCGTCCCACGGCCGCAGCGCTGCGCTTCGCCGCGCACGGTGTGGACCAGATCCGCGACGAATCGCGCGAGTTCGCCGAGTTGCTCGCAGGCGTCACGAGCTAG
- a CDS encoding M1 family aminopeptidase: MRHLQLAGWAFASTLSFLAVAACGGDDDGSGASGTTTSSTGGSGGSGGQGGADGRPPAGQDWTRDILTTDLQINLDGLSGRATITLAPSDSQAASFEIGDLEIVSVHDAEGDLNHAVDADAGRLDVGVPAGGEVTLVVEYGFQPHEDFDGWTPDTGVSFLWPYFCGNLFPCKSDPSDGVRFTMNVTGIPDGATAVYPATIPADAPSYMPAIAVASFTKIDLGTTTAGTDVHAWHLPGEETQTLEGVAHLVDVVEFFEETYGPYTFGSSVGSVSANWGGGDFGGMEHHPFWHVSSGSMYSEEVHAHEAAHGWFGNGVRISCWEDFVLSEGTVTYMAAHALDQVGVDVWADYECELQYYCDPANDENTIALPDSSCNEIDLLSHPLWSGVPYYKGAFFFREVAQAIGVNVLDQALGSFYLAQVGQDARMVALLDHIKSMTDAAGATAVDQLVETWLRSEVCPIDITTLCAQ; this comes from the coding sequence ATGAGACACCTACAGCTTGCAGGGTGGGCCTTCGCTTCGACGCTCTCGTTCCTCGCCGTCGCCGCGTGTGGTGGCGATGACGATGGCTCGGGGGCGAGTGGGACGACCACCTCTTCCACCGGGGGTTCGGGCGGCTCAGGGGGGCAGGGCGGGGCGGACGGGCGTCCTCCCGCCGGCCAGGACTGGACCCGCGACATCCTCACCACCGACCTGCAGATCAACCTCGACGGGCTGTCTGGCCGCGCCACGATCACCCTCGCACCTTCGGACAGTCAGGCGGCCTCGTTCGAGATCGGTGATCTCGAGATCGTCTCGGTTCACGACGCGGAAGGGGACCTCAACCACGCCGTCGACGCGGACGCGGGCAGGCTCGACGTGGGCGTCCCTGCCGGTGGCGAGGTGACGCTCGTCGTCGAGTATGGCTTCCAGCCTCACGAGGACTTCGACGGGTGGACACCCGACACCGGCGTGTCGTTTCTCTGGCCCTACTTCTGCGGGAACCTCTTCCCGTGCAAATCGGATCCCTCCGACGGCGTGCGTTTCACGATGAACGTGACCGGCATCCCCGATGGCGCCACGGCCGTCTACCCGGCCACCATCCCGGCGGACGCACCGTCGTACATGCCAGCGATTGCCGTGGCGAGCTTCACCAAGATCGACCTGGGAACCACCACCGCAGGGACCGACGTCCATGCCTGGCACCTGCCAGGGGAGGAGACGCAGACCCTCGAAGGGGTCGCCCACCTCGTGGACGTCGTCGAGTTCTTCGAGGAAACCTACGGACCCTACACGTTCGGCAGCAGCGTCGGCAGCGTGTCCGCGAACTGGGGCGGCGGTGACTTCGGCGGCATGGAGCATCATCCGTTCTGGCATGTCTCCAGCGGCTCGATGTACAGCGAAGAGGTCCACGCCCACGAGGCCGCGCACGGCTGGTTCGGCAACGGCGTCCGCATCTCCTGCTGGGAGGACTTCGTCCTCTCCGAAGGGACCGTCACCTACATGGCGGCGCATGCCCTCGATCAGGTCGGCGTCGACGTCTGGGCGGACTACGAGTGCGAGCTCCAGTACTACTGCGACCCGGCCAACGACGAGAACACCATCGCCCTGCCGGACAGCTCCTGCAACGAGATCGATCTCCTGTCGCATCCCCTCTGGTCGGGCGTCCCTTACTACAAGGGCGCGTTCTTCTTCCGCGAGGTGGCCCAGGCCATCGGCGTCAACGTGCTCGATCAGGCGCTCGGCTCGTTCTACCTCGCCCAGGTCGGTCAAGACGCGCGCATGGTCGCCTTGCTCGACCACATCAAGAGCATGACGGACGCCGCTGGCGCCACGGCCGTCGACCAGCTCGTCGAGACGTGGCTCCGCTCCGAAGTCTGCCCGATCGACATCACCACCCTCTGCGCCCAGTGA
- a CDS encoding HesA/MoeB/ThiF family protein: protein MSHARRAVAPQLPADHGPLLLIGAGGIGAPAVLALAAAGLRRLRVVDDDEVDLTNLHRQILFADTDVGRPKLDAFVDALALRAPDLTVDPRPGRFTPDTVDDLLQGIGVVLDATDNFASRFLIADACYLAGVPVVHAAAIRWRATVLATAARGAPCYRCLFEDLPEGPAPDCATAGVMGPVCGVSGAIAADRALALLRGDPTAAGHVTTYDGLTDRLRRVPIAARATCALCGPDRTIRSIDLSRYIADECAAQIGDHHG from the coding sequence GTGAGCCACGCCCGTCGCGCTGTGGCGCCCCAGCTCCCTGCCGATCACGGCCCCCTGCTCCTCATCGGCGCAGGTGGGATCGGCGCCCCTGCGGTGCTCGCGCTGGCCGCCGCTGGCCTGCGCCGCCTCCGCGTCGTCGATGACGACGAGGTCGACCTCACCAACCTCCACCGCCAGATCCTCTTCGCCGACACCGACGTCGGCCGCCCCAAGCTCGACGCCTTCGTCGACGCCCTCGCCCTCCGCGCTCCCGACCTCACCGTCGACCCGCGCCCCGGTCGCTTCACGCCCGACACCGTCGACGACCTCCTGCAAGGGATCGGCGTCGTCCTCGATGCCACCGACAACTTCGCCTCGCGCTTCCTGATCGCGGACGCCTGCTACCTCGCCGGCGTCCCCGTGGTCCACGCCGCGGCCATCCGGTGGCGCGCGACCGTCCTCGCCACGGCCGCGCGCGGCGCCCCTTGCTACCGCTGCCTCTTCGAGGACCTCCCCGAGGGACCAGCCCCGGACTGCGCCACCGCCGGCGTCATGGGCCCCGTGTGCGGCGTGTCCGGCGCCATCGCGGCGGACCGCGCGCTCGCCCTCCTCCGGGGCGACCCGACCGCCGCTGGCCACGTGACCACCTACGACGGCCTGACGGACCGCCTCCGCCGCGTCCCCATCGCTGCCCGCGCGACCTGCGCCCTCTGCGGACCCGACCGCACCATCCGTTCCATCGACCTCTCACGCTACATCGCGGACGAATGTGCCGCCCAGATTGGAGACCACCATGGCTGA
- a CDS encoding MoaD/ThiS family protein, which yields MAETEATIRIPTQLRTLTGGQEEVKAQGATVAEIIENLERAHPGLRDRLLDAKGVRRFVNIFVGDEDIRFLEGLNTQLKGGEQISIIPAIAGGRS from the coding sequence ATGGCTGAGACCGAGGCGACCATCCGCATTCCCACCCAGCTCCGCACCCTCACCGGAGGCCAGGAAGAGGTGAAGGCCCAGGGCGCGACCGTCGCCGAGATCATCGAGAACCTCGAGCGCGCCCACCCCGGCCTGCGCGACCGCCTCCTCGATGCCAAGGGAGTGCGCCGCTTCGTGAACATCTTCGTCGGTGACGAAGACATCCGCTTCCTTGAAGGCCTGAACACCCAGCTCAAGGGCGGCGAGCAGATCTCGATCATCCCCGCGATCGCTGGCGGCCGGAGCTGA
- a CDS encoding zf-TFIIB domain-containing protein, with the protein MRCAKCDGTLQRVLVEDVELDQCNRCSGIWFDAGELRRIQDKRSIDKLRSLAGAQSADDERRGTCPRCKGVGWLVRVASWDADIHIDTCAVCGGQWLDAGELELLRGEGGFIGGLVARVRRLVG; encoded by the coding sequence ATGCGATGCGCCAAGTGCGACGGGACTTTGCAGCGGGTGCTCGTCGAGGACGTGGAACTGGATCAGTGCAACCGCTGCTCGGGGATCTGGTTCGACGCGGGAGAGCTACGGCGGATCCAGGACAAGCGGAGCATCGACAAGCTGCGTAGCCTCGCAGGCGCCCAGTCGGCCGACGACGAGCGAAGGGGGACGTGCCCTCGCTGCAAAGGCGTGGGGTGGCTGGTGCGGGTGGCGAGCTGGGACGCCGACATCCACATCGATACGTGTGCCGTGTGCGGAGGGCAGTGGCTCGACGCGGGCGAGCTGGAGCTGCTCCGGGGAGAGGGGGGCTTCATCGGGGGGCTCGTCGCGAGAGTCCGGCGGCTGGTCGGCTGA
- the cysK gene encoding cysteine synthase A — MSLEHPTLPPLPSHPRVVESVLDLVGDTPLYEIRRLETATPRGRVFGKGEHQNPGGSVKDRIALAMIEGAEAKGALGPGGVVIEPTSGNTGIGLALVCAARGYRCILTMPASMSLERRQLLEAYGAEVVLTEPELQMDGAIQRARTLAAEIPGALLLGQFDNPDNPRSHAETTAQEILHAMANLRIDAFVAGVGTGGSITGVGRVLRRQHPRPRIIAVEPEACATLSRGERGPTKIQGLAAGFVPENYDPGVVTEVRTVSDRAAWETKQALSREEGLLVGISAGAAVRVALDVARELGPDANVVTILCDTGERYFSLGEYFP; from the coding sequence ATGTCGCTCGAACACCCCACCTTGCCACCTCTCCCGTCCCACCCGCGTGTCGTCGAGAGCGTGCTCGATCTCGTAGGTGACACGCCGCTCTACGAGATCCGCAGGCTGGAGACCGCCACGCCGCGCGGGCGCGTTTTCGGCAAGGGAGAGCACCAGAACCCTGGCGGTTCGGTGAAGGATCGCATCGCCCTCGCGATGATCGAGGGGGCCGAAGCCAAGGGCGCGCTCGGCCCCGGTGGGGTCGTCATCGAGCCCACGTCGGGGAACACCGGCATCGGCCTCGCCCTCGTGTGCGCAGCCAGAGGTTACCGCTGCATCCTCACCATGCCTGCCAGCATGAGCCTCGAACGGCGACAGCTCCTCGAAGCGTATGGCGCCGAGGTGGTGCTCACCGAGCCCGAACTCCAGATGGACGGCGCCATCCAGCGTGCGCGCACCCTCGCCGCCGAGATCCCGGGCGCGCTCCTCCTCGGCCAGTTCGACAACCCGGACAACCCTCGCAGCCACGCGGAGACCACCGCCCAGGAGATCCTCCACGCGATGGCCAACCTGCGCATCGACGCCTTCGTCGCCGGTGTGGGCACGGGCGGCAGCATCACCGGCGTCGGGCGCGTTCTCCGACGGCAGCATCCACGACCGCGCATCATCGCGGTCGAGCCCGAGGCCTGCGCCACGCTCTCGCGCGGGGAGCGCGGCCCCACCAAGATCCAGGGGCTCGCGGCGGGCTTCGTCCCGGAGAACTACGACCCCGGTGTGGTCACCGAGGTCCGCACGGTGAGCGACCGCGCTGCCTGGGAGACCAAGCAAGCGCTGTCCCGAGAAGAAGGCCTCCTCGTGGGCATCAGCGCTGGCGCTGCCGTGCGCGTCGCCCTCGATGTGGCGCGCGAGCTGGGCCCGGACGCGAACGTGGTCACCATCCTGTGTGACACGGGAGAGCGCTACTTCAGCCTCGGCGAGTACTTCCCGTGA
- a CDS encoding RrF2 family transcriptional regulator, with protein MKLSNKGRYGVRALFDIAYHNDGGPTQIREIAERELIPARFLEQIFQDLKKAGILGAKRGPRGGYHLTRPASEISIGDVIRALEGTSLVFTDDGGEAAEDATASIFCDLATSIERCFDAVTIADVCERGRALGVESKGRLDRVNYAI; from the coding sequence GTGAAGCTCTCGAACAAGGGCCGCTATGGCGTGCGCGCGCTGTTCGACATCGCCTACCACAACGATGGCGGACCCACGCAGATCCGCGAGATCGCCGAGCGCGAGCTCATTCCCGCGCGCTTCCTCGAGCAGATCTTCCAGGACCTCAAGAAGGCAGGGATCCTCGGCGCGAAGCGTGGCCCACGCGGCGGCTACCACCTCACGCGCCCCGCGTCCGAGATCAGCATCGGGGACGTCATCCGGGCCCTCGAAGGCACCTCCCTGGTCTTCACCGACGATGGCGGCGAGGCGGCTGAAGACGCCACCGCCTCCATCTTCTGCGACCTCGCCACCTCCATCGAGCGCTGCTTCGACGCCGTGACCATCGCCGACGTCTGCGAGCGAGGTCGCGCCCTCGGTGTCGAGAGCAAGGGGCGCCTGGACCGTGTGAACTACGCCATCTAG
- the cysC gene encoding adenylyl-sulfate kinase: protein MSGFVVWFTGLSGAGKSTLAAMLSAELRARGVHVEVLDGDEVRTHLSKGLGFSREDRDTNVRRIGFVAKLLARAGACAITAAISPYRATRDELRAQIPGFVEIHCACAIPALAERDPKGLYKKALAGEIKHFTGIDDPYEPPEHPEVVVHTDRESKEASLAHILSALEDLGHIPRLGHIPRLDLQPTGSGEASSAPLSISAPSLPRALEPSALPLPHGGELISRQVTPARHDSLSERARALVAIDLDARTESFVTLIGSGAYSPLGGFMTSRDYLRVLGDLRLERGLPWPLPVTLAVPEHIAARLRIGTEAALRARDGRLVAIIEVSELWRPDREREALAIHGTTDPSHPGVAALLDAGPVYVGGELLGLERPAPPFSPAYDHTPSALRAVFTARGFRRVVGFQTVDLLHRGHEHITRAALEICDGLLVHALAGGDPTEDLPLDVRLRACEAVLAHYYPLDRAVLSVYPAVTHHAGPREALLHALTHKNYGCSHVIVEHDHAVGSVLQAPSHETRALFDRFAPAELGVVPLFFEEAFYSTAIAATATRKTAPGDASTRIPCSGKEVRRMLARGELPPSEMLRPEVARLLAGSLRRS, encoded by the coding sequence ATGTCAGGATTCGTCGTCTGGTTCACCGGCCTGAGCGGCGCAGGCAAGAGCACCCTGGCCGCCATGCTCTCGGCCGAGCTGCGCGCCCGCGGCGTCCACGTCGAGGTCCTCGATGGCGACGAGGTGCGGACCCATCTCTCGAAGGGCCTCGGCTTCTCCCGCGAAGACCGCGACACCAACGTCCGGCGCATCGGTTTCGTCGCCAAGCTCCTCGCGCGCGCCGGCGCCTGCGCCATCACCGCCGCCATCAGCCCGTACCGCGCCACCCGAGACGAGCTGCGCGCCCAGATCCCGGGCTTCGTCGAGATCCACTGCGCGTGCGCGATCCCGGCACTCGCCGAGCGCGACCCCAAGGGCCTGTACAAGAAGGCGCTCGCCGGCGAGATCAAGCATTTCACCGGCATCGACGACCCCTACGAGCCACCGGAGCATCCCGAGGTCGTGGTCCACACCGACCGCGAGTCCAAGGAAGCGAGCCTCGCCCACATCCTGAGCGCGCTCGAAGACCTCGGCCACATCCCGCGCCTCGGCCACATCCCGCGCCTCGACCTCCAGCCGACCGGCTCGGGCGAGGCGTCCTCGGCGCCCCTGTCCATCTCGGCGCCGTCGCTGCCACGCGCGCTGGAGCCCTCGGCGCTGCCGCTGCCGCACGGCGGCGAGCTGATCTCACGGCAGGTCACCCCGGCGCGACACGACAGCCTTTCGGAGCGTGCCCGCGCCCTCGTCGCCATCGACCTCGACGCGCGCACGGAGAGCTTCGTCACGCTGATCGGCTCGGGCGCCTACTCACCGCTCGGCGGCTTCATGACCTCGCGCGACTACCTCCGCGTGCTCGGCGACCTGCGTCTGGAGCGCGGCCTTCCCTGGCCGCTCCCCGTCACCCTCGCCGTCCCCGAGCACATCGCGGCCAGGTTGCGCATCGGCACCGAGGCAGCGCTCCGTGCGCGGGACGGCCGCCTCGTCGCGATCATCGAGGTGAGCGAGCTGTGGCGCCCCGACCGGGAGCGGGAGGCCCTCGCCATCCACGGCACCACCGACCCATCCCACCCGGGCGTGGCCGCCCTCCTCGACGCAGGCCCCGTGTACGTGGGTGGTGAACTCCTCGGCCTCGAACGCCCAGCCCCGCCGTTCTCTCCCGCGTACGACCACACGCCCTCCGCGCTGCGCGCCGTCTTCACGGCCCGGGGCTTCCGTCGCGTGGTCGGCTTCCAGACGGTGGATCTCCTCCACCGCGGCCACGAGCACATCACCCGCGCTGCGCTCGAGATCTGCGATGGCCTCCTGGTTCATGCTCTCGCCGGGGGCGACCCCACGGAGGACCTGCCCCTCGACGTGCGGCTGCGCGCCTGCGAGGCCGTGCTCGCCCACTATTACCCCCTCGATCGTGCCGTGCTGTCCGTCTACCCGGCCGTGACGCATCACGCGGGACCTCGCGAGGCGCTCCTGCACGCGCTCACCCACAAGAACTACGGCTGCTCGCACGTCATCGTGGAGCACGACCACGCCGTGGGGAGCGTCCTCCAGGCCCCCTCCCATGAAACCCGCGCCCTCTTCGACCGCTTCGCCCCCGCGGAACTCGGCGTGGTGCCGCTTTTCTTCGAGGAAGCTTTCTACTCGACCGCGATCGCCGCCACGGCGACACGCAAGACGGCGCCTGGCGATGCCTCCACGCGCATCCCTTGCTCGGGCAAGGAGGTGCGGCGGATGCTCGCCCGTGGCGAACTCCCGCCCTCCGAGATGCTCCGCCCCGAGGTCGCGCGCCTTCTCGCCGGTTCGCTGCGGCGCTCCTGA